Proteins encoded together in one Sphingobium sp. MI1205 window:
- a CDS encoding site-specific integrase, producing the protein MGTDTAREERESVVAAAETALTPIAPLGDLPWAIVQMRAVEPIVVNEALIAAYQAASSPHSVRALRSDIEAFDAWCRRTQRIALPATPEMVADYLDARAGEGAKPASLGRYKASIAKVHQLLELKDPTQAPLVKLRLAAIRRRTGTAQKQARPLRFKGPVKDVERDQARGLNIRALLEACGDDLPGLRDRALLSAAYDTGLRASELVAVAVEHIVDALDPEARLLEIPRSKADQEGEGATAFISPRSVRAIAAWRAASGIAAGPLFRRVQVRRYKARLADPGRPIASISGREAWDLRKTLPKRAMAARVEYDVGEAALHPGSIGPIWRRIIQRAFDRGALGDLTADDLVRLLKGISAHSTRVGLNQDLFASGEGLTGIMDALRWKSPRMPLAYNRNLAAEQGAAGRLMAKLG; encoded by the coding sequence ATGGGCACCGATACCGCCCGAGAAGAGCGAGAATCCGTTGTAGCGGCCGCTGAGACTGCGCTGACGCCCATTGCGCCGTTAGGCGACCTTCCATGGGCGATCGTGCAGATGAGGGCTGTCGAGCCGATCGTCGTGAACGAGGCGCTGATCGCCGCCTATCAGGCCGCATCGTCGCCCCACAGCGTCCGCGCGCTGAGATCCGATATTGAGGCGTTCGATGCGTGGTGTCGCCGCACACAGCGAATTGCACTCCCGGCGACGCCTGAGATGGTCGCCGACTATCTCGATGCGCGCGCGGGGGAGGGTGCCAAACCCGCCTCGCTCGGTCGCTACAAAGCGTCGATCGCCAAGGTCCATCAACTGCTCGAACTTAAGGATCCGACCCAGGCGCCATTGGTGAAGCTGCGTCTGGCGGCGATCCGTCGGAGAACTGGCACGGCGCAAAAGCAGGCGAGGCCGCTGCGATTCAAGGGGCCAGTCAAGGATGTCGAGCGGGACCAGGCTCGCGGGCTCAACATTCGCGCGCTGCTGGAGGCCTGCGGCGACGATCTGCCGGGGCTGCGCGATCGCGCGTTGCTGTCGGCGGCTTATGACACGGGCCTGCGCGCCTCCGAACTAGTGGCGGTTGCGGTGGAGCATATCGTGGACGCTCTCGATCCGGAGGCACGGCTGCTCGAAATCCCGCGCAGCAAGGCGGATCAGGAGGGGGAGGGGGCGACCGCATTTATATCGCCTCGCTCGGTACGGGCTATTGCGGCGTGGCGCGCGGCCTCGGGGATCGCCGCGGGCCCGCTGTTTCGGCGCGTGCAGGTGCGGCGCTATAAAGCGAGGCTGGCGGATCCGGGCCGGCCGATCGCCAGCATCTCGGGGCGTGAGGCCTGGGACCTGCGCAAGACGCTGCCCAAACGCGCGATGGCGGCGCGGGTGGAGTACGATGTCGGCGAGGCCGCACTACACCCGGGATCGATCGGCCCGATCTGGCGACGGATCATCCAGCGGGCGTTCGATCGCGGGGCGCTCGGCGACTTGACCGCTGATGATCTGGTGCGGCTGCTCAAGGGGATCAGCGCCCACTCGACGCGGGTGGGACTCAACCAGGACCTGTTCGCCAGCGGCGAGGGCCTCACTGGCATCATGGACGCGTTGCGCTGGAAAAGTCCGCGCATGCCGCTCGCCTATAATCGCAACCTTGCCGCTGAGCAGGGTGCGGCCGGGCGGCTGATGGCGAAGCTAGGCTAA